A part of Kitasatospora kifunensis genomic DNA contains:
- a CDS encoding winged helix-turn-helix transcriptional regulator, producing MREYSGSVLLADCPARLAIEIIADKWAVVVLFALSRESCRHGELVDLIGGISRKVLTQTLRRLQGYGLVDRHAEAGKIEYVLTDLGRTLVKPIAVLTEWAHEHGAAVVKFQEYTTD from the coding sequence ATGCGTGAGTACTCCGGCAGCGTCCTCCTCGCCGACTGCCCGGCCCGGCTGGCGATCGAGATCATCGCCGACAAGTGGGCGGTGGTCGTGCTGTTCGCGCTGAGCCGGGAATCTTGCAGGCACGGCGAGTTGGTAGACCTGATCGGCGGAATCTCGCGGAAAGTACTGACCCAGACGCTGCGGCGGTTGCAGGGGTACGGCCTGGTCGACCGCCACGCCGAGGCCGGGAAGATCGAGTACGTGCTGACAGACCTGGGCCGGACGCTGGTGAAGCCGATCGCCGTGCTGACCGAGTGGGCTCACGAGCACGGCGCGGCTGTGGTGAAATTCCAGGAGTACACAACGGACTGA
- a CDS encoding nuclear transport factor 2 family protein: protein MMTDMRSQRGTGPRELLAAFHQAMVNLSADELADLHAEDAVYEFPLLTPGRPERYRNQAEIRQGFGAAWAAAPVRVEEIRSVVVHETTDPEVIVAEQQAFATITGTSRSFTLPFLLVMRVRDGRIVHVRDYADALRGAFELGRLAVVVDSLTASR from the coding sequence ATGATGACGGACATGCGGTCTCAGCGTGGTACAGGTCCTCGCGAGCTGCTCGCAGCGTTTCATCAGGCCATGGTCAACCTGTCGGCGGACGAACTGGCCGACCTTCACGCTGAAGATGCCGTGTATGAGTTCCCGCTCCTGACGCCTGGTCGGCCGGAGCGTTACAGGAACCAGGCGGAGATCCGGCAGGGCTTCGGCGCTGCCTGGGCCGCTGCCCCGGTGAGGGTTGAGGAGATTCGTAGCGTCGTCGTACACGAGACGACGGATCCAGAGGTGATCGTTGCCGAGCAGCAAGCGTTTGCCACGATCACGGGGACGAGCCGGTCGTTCACTTTGCCGTTCCTGCTCGTGATGCGGGTTCGCGACGGTCGGATCGTGCACGTCCGTGACTATGCCGACGCGTTGCGTGGTGCGTTCGAGCTGGGTCGGCTCGCTGTGGTCGTGGACAGTCTCACAGCTTCGCGGTAG
- a CDS encoding dihydrofolate reductase family protein yields MHSVTYSLGVSLDGYIVGPGGGFDWTPPDEEVFRFAADEVREAGVHLLGRRLYETMLYWESVDQNPSPDFSTLEFAAVWKALPKVVFSTTLSAVQGNARLASCGLVEEIERLRAEPPPMACPPGREGVHRRRDRHPCPCSLPQGPLGEGSGHRHPHDERPDQTRPSPRRTHRRRTQGTLAHFEAHQPQPPHGSVILPALPWSSTTTGGDLH; encoded by the coding sequence ATGCACAGCGTGACGTATTCGTTGGGTGTCTCACTGGACGGCTACATCGTCGGGCCGGGCGGCGGCTTCGACTGGACGCCGCCCGACGAGGAGGTCTTTCGCTTCGCCGCCGACGAGGTGCGAGAGGCCGGTGTCCACCTGTTGGGACGACGGCTGTACGAGACGATGCTGTACTGGGAGAGCGTCGACCAGAATCCATCGCCCGACTTCTCAACGCTCGAGTTTGCCGCGGTCTGGAAGGCGCTCCCCAAGGTGGTGTTCTCCACCACGCTGTCGGCGGTGCAGGGCAATGCCCGCCTGGCCTCCTGCGGCCTGGTGGAGGAGATCGAGCGATTGCGAGCCGAGCCGCCGCCGATGGCCTGCCCCCCTGGCAGAGAAGGGGTACATCGGCGCCGGGATCGGCATCCGTGTCCCTGTTCGCTGCCCCAAGGGCCGCTCGGAGAAGGCTCTGGACATCGACACCCGCACGACGAACGCCCTGATCAGACACGTCCGAGCCCTCGGCGAACGCACCGCCGCCGAACTCAAGGAACACTGGCGCACTTTGAAGCGCATCAGCCTCAACCCCCACACGGATCGGTGATATTGCCCGCGCTGCCTTGGTCCTCAACAACCACTGGAGGTGATCTTCATTGA